One window from the genome of Sulfodiicoccus acidiphilus encodes:
- a CDS encoding ribonuclease P subunit p25 family protein, giving the protein MLSDGFIFHGFQGSNDGTLNETHRIIVSSTKSVEEHTLEAIVLFNQGADKVEIKGTGFEVNKAVDIYNSIVDRLGKGVELEGVETGSEVKDKRRLSFILIKLRRVY; this is encoded by the coding sequence ATGCTGAGCGATGGATTTATTTTCCATGGTTTTCAAGGAAGCAACGACGGAACATTGAACGAGACTCACAGGATAATCGTTAGTAGTACTAAGAGTGTTGAGGAACATACATTAGAGGCAATAGTTCTGTTCAATCAGGGAGCAGATAAGGTAGAAATTAAGGGAACTGGGTTCGAAGTGAATAAAGCGGTTGACATCTATAACTCTATAGTAGATAGGTTGGGAAAAGGCGTAGAGTTAGAAGGGGTAGAGACTGGGAGCGAGGTGAAGGACAAGAGGAGGTTGTCCTTCATCCTGATAAAGTTAAGGAGAGTGTATTGA
- a CDS encoding DNA topoisomerase VI subunit B, with the protein MSSESRERFASISPAEFFKRNPELVGFSNPARALYQSVRETLENSLDATDIHMILPSIKISIDRVEIEKEVYRLTVEDNGIGIPPHIVPNAFGKVLYSSKYTIRQTRGMYGLGVKAVLLYSQMYQDRPFEVQTSPKGSNRVYYFRLKIDISKNEPIIFHRSSIENPTGWHGTIITVYLVGDWLRSKQRIYEYIKRTYILSPYAEFVFRDPEGNVTYYPRVTNKLPKPPEEVKPHPYGVDIELLKYLIATLRYQYDVRGFLINEFQSIGDVTADEILKLAGLPPNKPASKLTDDEIARLVEVMKKYEKFRPPSADALSTLGEELITIGLNKVFSPELVAAETRKPKAYQGHPFIVEAGIAYGGSIQPAEFPTVLRYANKIPLVYDEKSDVIWKVVEEIDWRRYGIEENQFPLVVLVHLCSTKVPYKSAGKESIADVEEIEREIKFAIMSVARQLRLFLLEKRKQEEEKKRMLTYMKYIPELARSLAIFEAPSEDKVDPLAKELEQKLIEIVSRKIGLNDAELYKKLKVEIS; encoded by the coding sequence ATGTCAAGCGAGAGTAGGGAGAGGTTCGCCAGCATTTCCCCGGCGGAGTTCTTCAAGAGGAACCCAGAGCTAGTTGGGTTCTCTAATCCAGCAAGAGCTCTTTACCAGAGCGTTAGGGAGACCCTAGAGAACTCCCTAGATGCCACCGACATCCATATGATATTGCCCAGCATAAAGATATCGATAGATAGGGTTGAAATTGAGAAGGAAGTTTATAGGCTAACCGTTGAGGACAACGGAATAGGAATTCCTCCTCATATAGTTCCCAATGCATTCGGGAAAGTTCTCTACAGCTCCAAGTATACTATAAGGCAAACTAGGGGAATGTATGGATTAGGAGTTAAGGCTGTCTTGCTTTACAGTCAAATGTATCAAGACAGGCCATTCGAAGTCCAGACTTCTCCTAAAGGATCTAATCGAGTCTATTACTTTAGACTAAAAATAGACATATCAAAGAATGAACCAATAATATTTCACAGATCGTCCATAGAGAATCCCACCGGATGGCATGGTACTATAATAACAGTATACTTGGTAGGAGACTGGCTAAGATCCAAGCAACGGATATATGAGTATATAAAAAGGACCTATATCCTTTCCCCATACGCAGAGTTCGTGTTTAGGGATCCAGAGGGGAACGTCACTTACTACCCCCGCGTTACTAACAAGTTGCCCAAACCTCCTGAAGAGGTGAAACCTCATCCCTACGGTGTCGATATAGAGCTCCTGAAGTACCTCATAGCTACCCTCAGGTACCAGTACGACGTGAGGGGCTTCCTCATAAATGAGTTTCAAAGCATAGGCGACGTAACAGCCGACGAGATCCTTAAACTCGCTGGATTGCCCCCTAACAAACCGGCGTCAAAGCTAACCGACGACGAGATTGCTAGGCTTGTCGAAGTAATGAAGAAGTACGAGAAGTTCAGGCCACCATCTGCTGACGCTCTTTCAACGTTAGGGGAGGAATTAATCACAATTGGACTCAACAAGGTTTTCTCTCCAGAATTAGTTGCAGCTGAGACTAGAAAGCCCAAGGCCTACCAGGGGCATCCATTCATAGTAGAGGCTGGGATCGCCTACGGCGGGTCTATTCAACCTGCCGAGTTTCCGACGGTACTCAGGTATGCCAATAAAATACCTCTCGTCTACGACGAGAAATCAGACGTGATATGGAAGGTAGTTGAGGAAATTGATTGGAGGAGGTATGGCATAGAAGAAAATCAATTTCCCCTAGTCGTCCTTGTGCACCTTTGCAGTACCAAGGTTCCATACAAGAGCGCTGGAAAGGAGAGCATAGCCGACGTTGAGGAGATAGAGAGGGAGATAAAGTTCGCCATAATGAGCGTGGCCAGACAGCTCAGGCTTTTTCTGCTTGAGAAAAGGAAACAAGAGGAAGAGAAAAAGAGAATGCTCACTTACATGAAGTATATCCCAGAGCTGGCCAGAAGCCTAGCTATCTTTGAGGCCCCATCAGAGGACAAAGTCGACCCATTGGCGAAGGAGTTAGAGCAAAAGTTGATAGAGATTGTGTCAAGAAAGATCGGGTTAAATGACGCCGAACTGTATAAGAAATTAAAGGTGGAGATATCATGA
- a CDS encoding deoxyhypusine synthase, whose translation MRREDLLIEPISDLRLRDLRDYRSFITVYEKVYGFSAEAIVKASQLVKSTVKEADLRILSFTANLVSTGLRGLVADMVRNGFFNMLVTTGGTIDHDIARSFGGRYYRGFFEADDSTLRELNIHRLGNIFIPYESYGQVVENVVREYAPELSRVKREWPVYEMLWEFGDKIKDDASILKACSDLKVPIIVPGIVDGSFGTNLFISSQFTGLKINLFEDMRLIKDVVFSSNLSGALIVGGGISKHHTIWWSQFRDGLDYAVYVTTAQEFDGSLSGARPREAISWNKVKPNAKTVTVYGDAALILPILASALLD comes from the coding sequence ATGAGGAGAGAGGACCTTCTTATTGAACCCATTTCTGACCTGAGGCTGAGGGATTTAAGGGACTATAGGAGCTTCATCACGGTCTACGAGAAAGTCTACGGTTTCTCGGCTGAAGCAATAGTGAAAGCCTCTCAACTGGTTAAGTCTACGGTTAAGGAGGCAGACTTAAGGATACTTTCCTTTACTGCGAACCTAGTTTCCACCGGCTTAAGGGGCCTAGTGGCTGATATGGTGAGAAATGGGTTCTTTAACATGTTAGTGACAACTGGGGGGACTATAGACCACGACATAGCTAGGTCTTTCGGTGGAAGATATTACAGGGGCTTCTTCGAAGCAGACGATTCGACTCTAAGGGAGCTGAACATTCATAGACTTGGTAACATATTCATTCCTTACGAATCTTACGGTCAGGTAGTGGAGAATGTAGTTCGTGAATACGCGCCAGAGCTCTCCAGGGTTAAGAGGGAATGGCCAGTTTACGAGATGCTGTGGGAGTTCGGAGATAAGATAAAGGACGACGCCTCAATTCTGAAGGCCTGCAGCGACCTCAAGGTGCCAATAATAGTACCTGGTATAGTTGATGGCTCCTTTGGAACTAACCTCTTCATCTCGTCCCAGTTCACAGGCCTTAAAATTAACTTATTCGAGGATATGAGGCTCATTAAAGACGTCGTGTTCTCCTCTAACCTGAGCGGTGCCCTAATAGTGGGGGGCGGAATAAGCAAGCATCACACCATATGGTGGAGTCAATTCAGAGATGGTCTCGATTATGCGGTTTACGTTACTACGGCCCAAGAGTTTGACGGTAGTTTGAGCGGAGCAAGACCGCGAGAGGCCATCTCTTGGAACAAGGTGAAACCTAACGCAAAGACCGTCACGGTTTACGGCGATGCTGCACTTATTCTCCCCATTTTGGCCTCAGCCTTATTAGACTGA
- a CDS encoding DEAD/DEAH box helicase — protein sequence MRNILSLDRRICELLEERKWSGFTEAQLRAIPEILEGKNVLIVAPTGYGKTEAALLPVLHMMLNSPTKPVSLVYITPMKALINDLTLRISWWANKLGLSVSRKHGEVPQKERTGRLRNAPHIMVTTPEGLEVDLDWANKFREYYRNVKWMIIDEVHELIPTKRGAQLSVLAERLKELAGYDFQRIGLSATVGNPKTLSDYLFGTSIRRRVVVRVKTSKLIDVNVNKVQEELGWEGGAKAIAKGLKPPTLIFTNSRFSTERLFEEMERLKVQKVYVHHSSISRDMKNIAEDNLRKGEADAIICTKTLELGIDVGKIRKVILYRPPPSVASFLQRVGRSGHSIDGKIEGEVICLTDFDVLEAISLIELSKEGKIEGLEPIQEPLDVAAREVLGVVLQKGEVEVGQIYRIIRGSKYFRRLRPETFDELISYMEKNELLVVEGGKTSLGRGFFRIWQFDHKKRLPWVRSFSEFFSMISGNDVFLLRYEGKPVGEIDAPYVYRYIRNGDVIRISGRLWKVMRINNNVMLIDVIPVTKGEAEIPIWRGDSIIRSSLLVKEIPKILYNENEVVSRIRSWYIERGLPIPSNNVIFVEKGQGETVFSTLIDEKVSMTLAHMLMFEVSSKDTINTFARASIYGFSIKGEEDLLWKLASKSREEVKKIALAAVRRSPLFYSVMKEIQTSFGKMGKTSQKEDKLLIREALKQTVQRYFAIKRTVRYLERLNSGELTVVNLESQSPLGKAVLGSPPIRPWFSDPFRIIAETLEGGAYTVTELSEMVSLPPSTVEARLKKMRRGTGERRTISFIDVDDAEIRWCLAKDLRKIYGSDSFYSSFHPNEVDQSAIAMIRTGQDDGFLEMLFTPKEIIEDPDLYRRKIPFEEVAELRVKDPAEPILQSPRYYFISRDLLPIILLNATSYIQSLKYS from the coding sequence ATGAGGAACATCCTTTCGTTAGATAGAAGGATCTGTGAACTCCTGGAAGAGAGAAAGTGGAGCGGCTTCACCGAGGCCCAACTGAGGGCCATACCAGAAATATTGGAAGGAAAGAACGTTTTGATAGTCGCTCCCACTGGATACGGAAAAACAGAGGCCGCTCTCCTTCCGGTACTACACATGATGCTCAATAGTCCAACAAAGCCTGTCTCTTTGGTCTACATCACTCCTATGAAGGCCTTAATAAACGACCTGACGCTGAGGATTAGTTGGTGGGCTAACAAGCTCGGACTTTCGGTGAGCAGGAAACATGGAGAAGTACCCCAGAAGGAGAGGACCGGCCGGTTAAGGAACGCTCCGCATATAATGGTCACCACTCCCGAGGGGTTAGAGGTGGACCTAGATTGGGCCAACAAGTTCAGAGAGTACTACAGAAACGTCAAATGGATGATAATAGATGAGGTCCACGAACTAATACCTACGAAGCGAGGAGCTCAACTTTCAGTGCTGGCCGAAAGGCTCAAGGAGTTGGCTGGCTACGATTTTCAGAGGATAGGGTTATCAGCGACTGTGGGAAACCCAAAGACTCTCTCCGACTACTTGTTTGGAACCTCAATTAGAAGGAGAGTCGTGGTCCGCGTGAAAACCTCCAAACTAATAGATGTGAATGTAAACAAAGTACAAGAGGAGCTTGGATGGGAAGGTGGAGCAAAGGCCATAGCAAAAGGCCTGAAGCCGCCTACACTAATATTCACTAACTCAAGATTCTCCACTGAGAGGTTATTTGAAGAGATGGAGAGGTTAAAGGTGCAGAAAGTATACGTCCATCACTCCTCCATATCTAGGGACATGAAGAACATAGCAGAAGATAACCTCAGGAAAGGTGAGGCAGATGCCATAATTTGTACCAAGACCCTCGAACTGGGAATTGACGTAGGCAAAATAAGGAAAGTGATTCTCTATAGACCGCCTCCCTCAGTCGCTTCCTTCCTTCAAAGAGTAGGACGGAGCGGGCATAGTATTGACGGCAAGATTGAGGGAGAAGTGATCTGTCTCACTGACTTCGACGTGTTAGAGGCAATCTCCCTTATTGAGTTAAGCAAGGAAGGGAAGATAGAGGGACTGGAGCCTATACAGGAACCTCTAGACGTCGCTGCTAGGGAAGTCCTTGGAGTGGTATTACAAAAGGGCGAGGTAGAAGTTGGACAAATATACCGTATTATTAGGGGTTCCAAGTATTTTAGGAGACTGAGGCCAGAGACCTTCGACGAACTAATATCCTACATGGAAAAGAACGAATTACTAGTAGTAGAGGGTGGGAAGACGTCGTTAGGTAGGGGGTTCTTCAGGATATGGCAGTTCGATCATAAGAAGAGACTACCTTGGGTTAGGAGTTTCTCGGAGTTCTTCTCCATGATTAGTGGTAACGACGTTTTCCTTTTGCGTTACGAGGGAAAGCCGGTTGGTGAGATAGACGCTCCCTACGTCTACAGGTACATTAGAAACGGAGACGTCATTAGGATAAGCGGGAGACTTTGGAAGGTGATGAGAATAAATAACAACGTAATGTTAATTGATGTGATCCCCGTAACGAAGGGCGAGGCCGAGATTCCCATATGGCGCGGAGACAGTATAATTAGATCTTCACTTTTAGTAAAAGAGATTCCCAAAATACTCTATAATGAGAATGAGGTCGTGTCCAGAATAAGATCGTGGTACATAGAGCGAGGCCTTCCAATTCCAAGTAATAACGTCATTTTCGTCGAGAAAGGACAAGGAGAGACTGTTTTTTCGACATTAATAGACGAGAAGGTCTCCATGACTCTAGCGCATATGTTGATGTTCGAAGTAAGTAGTAAGGACACAATAAACACGTTTGCAAGGGCATCAATATACGGTTTCTCTATAAAGGGGGAGGAGGATCTTCTGTGGAAGTTAGCCAGTAAGAGTAGAGAGGAAGTAAAGAAGATAGCCCTAGCAGCGGTTAGGAGATCTCCTCTATTCTACTCAGTAATGAAAGAAATTCAAACTAGCTTCGGTAAGATGGGTAAGACGTCACAGAAGGAAGATAAACTCCTCATAAGGGAGGCACTTAAACAGACGGTGCAGAGATACTTCGCTATAAAGAGAACAGTGAGGTATCTAGAGCGGTTGAATAGTGGTGAACTAACTGTTGTGAACCTTGAGTCGCAATCTCCCCTGGGAAAGGCTGTGTTAGGAAGCCCGCCAATAAGGCCTTGGTTCTCAGATCCATTTAGGATAATAGCGGAGACGTTGGAAGGAGGGGCCTATACGGTTACAGAACTAAGTGAAATGGTTTCGCTACCTCCTAGCACTGTTGAGGCTAGGCTAAAGAAGATGAGGAGAGGAACGGGAGAGAGGAGAACGATAAGTTTCATAGACGTCGACGACGCTGAGATAAGGTGGTGCCTAGCCAAGGATCTAAGGAAGATCTATGGCTCGGACTCTTTCTACAGCTCATTTCATCCTAACGAAGTAGACCAGAGCGCAATAGCCATGATCAGGACGGGACAGGATGACGGTTTCCTTGAGATGCTTTTCACCCCTAAGGAAATAATCGAGGATCCTGACCTTTACAGGAGGAAGATCCCCTTTGAAGAAGTGGCCGAGCTTAGAGTCAAAGATCCGGCCGAGCCCATTTTACAGTCACCGCGATATTACTTCATCTCTAGGGATCTCCTCCCTATCATACTCCTTAACGCCACATCCTACATCCAAAGTTTAAAATATTCGTGA
- a CDS encoding RtcB family protein, with protein MQVTPTKVGEYEWQILRDPNSCMKVPVTIFADDLLIEKMKQDLTLKQAVNVSCLPGVQESVYVLPDGHQGYGFPIGGIAATAIDEGGVVSPGGIGYDINCGVRLLRTNLEEKEVRPKLGELVEELYRNVPSGVGSEGKVKLSSQQLDVVLSEGVKWAISKGMGWDKDLEHMEQKGSWDLAEPSKVSNVARQRGVAQLGTLGAGNHFLEVQVVDKVFDWEIAKRIGVVEEGQVFVMVHTGSRGLGHQVASDYLQVMERAMKKYNVLVPDRELAAIPFETPEAQDYVKAMASAANFAWTNRQLISHWVRESFGRVFKSDPEKLDMNIVYDVAHNIAKIEEYDVGRKRKKLLVHRKGATRAFPPGSPEIPTDHRQIGQIVLIPGSMGTGSFVMVGVREGRRTWYTAPHGAGRWMSREAAVRSYPVGSVVQSLESRGILVRAATKRVVAEEAPGAYKDVDRVARVANEAKIARLVMRMRPIGVTKG; from the coding sequence ATGCAGGTCACTCCCACTAAAGTCGGAGAATATGAGTGGCAGATACTTCGAGACCCGAACAGCTGCATGAAAGTCCCAGTGACCATCTTTGCAGACGACCTCCTAATTGAAAAAATGAAGCAAGACCTAACGCTGAAGCAAGCCGTCAACGTTTCCTGTTTACCGGGTGTTCAAGAGTCAGTTTATGTGCTTCCAGACGGACATCAGGGTTACGGCTTCCCCATAGGAGGTATAGCAGCTACTGCTATAGACGAAGGAGGCGTAGTGAGCCCTGGGGGGATAGGGTACGATATTAACTGCGGAGTCAGATTGCTCAGAACTAACTTGGAGGAGAAAGAGGTGAGACCTAAGCTTGGAGAGCTGGTGGAAGAACTCTACAGGAACGTTCCAAGCGGAGTCGGCAGCGAAGGGAAAGTCAAACTCAGTAGTCAGCAGTTAGACGTTGTTCTCTCTGAGGGGGTAAAGTGGGCGATCTCGAAAGGCATGGGATGGGACAAGGATTTGGAACACATGGAACAGAAGGGTAGTTGGGATCTAGCAGAGCCAAGCAAGGTTAGCAATGTGGCTAGACAGAGGGGGGTGGCTCAACTCGGAACCTTAGGAGCCGGCAATCACTTCCTCGAAGTGCAAGTAGTGGATAAGGTGTTTGATTGGGAGATAGCTAAGAGGATAGGTGTAGTGGAGGAGGGGCAAGTCTTCGTTATGGTTCACACGGGTTCCCGTGGCCTAGGTCATCAGGTGGCGAGCGATTACCTACAGGTGATGGAAAGGGCAATGAAGAAATACAACGTCCTCGTTCCAGACAGAGAGTTAGCTGCAATACCTTTCGAAACCCCTGAGGCTCAAGACTACGTCAAGGCCATGGCTTCTGCTGCAAACTTCGCTTGGACTAATAGACAGCTCATAAGTCATTGGGTCAGAGAAAGTTTTGGGAGAGTCTTCAAGAGCGACCCAGAAAAGCTAGACATGAACATAGTATATGACGTTGCTCACAATATAGCCAAGATAGAGGAGTATGACGTAGGGAGGAAACGGAAGAAGTTGTTAGTTCATAGGAAAGGTGCAACTAGGGCGTTTCCCCCGGGGAGTCCTGAGATACCAACTGATCATAGACAGATAGGCCAGATAGTTCTGATCCCAGGTAGCATGGGGACAGGGAGTTTCGTCATGGTTGGCGTTCGAGAGGGACGTAGAACTTGGTACACTGCCCCACACGGGGCCGGTAGATGGATGTCTAGGGAGGCAGCCGTAAGAAGTTACCCAGTGGGTTCAGTAGTTCAGAGCTTAGAGAGTAGGGGAATATTAGTGAGGGCAGCCACGAAGAGGGTTGTAGCAGAGGAGGCACCAGGAGCTTACAAGGATGTAGATAGGGTAGCTCGAGTGGCGAACGAGGCTAAAATAGCTAGGCTAGTCATGAGGATGAGACCAATAGGGGTGACTAAGGGATGA
- a CDS encoding DNA topoisomerase IV subunit A: MSEPPRISKTDKEARRKAIEVLRSRFLEIAEQIKKGNPPEILIPKRTLSNTVYDSQRKLLLLGDEKLKRNFIDLNESRRFMQTALMSSIIYNALVNDEYPTIRDLYYRGKHSISLKDETTGKLYEENTWDEQKESDSVIVDIEVFTSLLREEMLILSKEKGKVVGDMRIRSGNDVIDLSKLGHGAYAIEPTPDLVEFLDVNADFVLVVEKDAVFQQLHRAGFWKQYKCLLITSAGQPDRATRRFVRRLSEELKLPVYILTDADPYGWYIYSVFRIGSIMLSYESERLATPDGKFLGVSMNDIFGSKTKKAYLSEAERRNFIIKAKDADVKRALEIRSYDWFKTKAWQNEIETFLQKKAKLEIEAMASKGLKFLAFNYIPEKIQTQDWIS; the protein is encoded by the coding sequence ATGAGTGAGCCCCCTCGGATTTCAAAGACTGATAAGGAAGCTAGGAGAAAAGCGATTGAAGTATTGAGATCTAGATTCCTTGAGATAGCAGAGCAGATAAAGAAGGGAAATCCGCCAGAGATCCTGATCCCGAAGAGAACGCTATCTAATACGGTCTACGACAGTCAGAGGAAACTCCTCCTTTTGGGAGACGAGAAACTGAAAAGGAACTTCATTGACTTGAACGAGTCAAGGCGTTTTATGCAGACCGCTCTAATGTCAAGCATAATTTATAATGCGTTAGTAAATGATGAGTATCCGACAATAAGGGACCTTTACTATAGAGGTAAGCATTCAATCTCGCTAAAGGACGAGACGACTGGAAAACTTTACGAGGAGAATACTTGGGACGAGCAGAAGGAGTCTGACAGTGTCATAGTCGACATAGAGGTCTTCACATCTCTACTTAGGGAAGAGATGCTGATCCTAAGTAAGGAAAAGGGAAAGGTGGTGGGAGATATGAGAATCCGTAGCGGTAATGACGTAATTGACCTAAGTAAGTTGGGACACGGTGCATATGCCATAGAGCCTACGCCTGATTTAGTTGAGTTCCTCGACGTCAATGCCGATTTTGTACTCGTGGTGGAGAAGGACGCAGTTTTCCAACAGCTACATAGGGCGGGGTTCTGGAAGCAATACAAGTGCCTCTTGATAACAAGTGCTGGACAGCCGGATAGAGCAACTAGGAGGTTCGTACGTCGGCTCAGTGAAGAACTAAAGCTTCCAGTTTACATCCTCACTGATGCAGACCCATATGGATGGTACATCTACAGCGTCTTCAGGATAGGATCCATAATGTTGTCCTACGAAAGTGAGAGGCTAGCTACTCCCGATGGCAAGTTCTTAGGGGTATCCATGAATGATATATTCGGCTCTAAGACCAAGAAGGCTTACCTCTCAGAGGCAGAGAGGCGAAATTTCATTATAAAGGCGAAGGACGCTGACGTGAAGAGGGCACTAGAGATAAGGTCCTACGACTGGTTCAAGACTAAGGCTTGGCAGAACGAGATAGAAACCTTCCTCCAAAAGAAGGCCAAACTCGAGATAGAGGCTATGGCCAGCAAGGGGCTGAAGTTCCTCGCTTTCAACTACATCCCTGAGAAGATACAGACCCAAGATTGGATAAGTTGA